A window of Aigarchaeota archaeon genomic DNA:
ATAGGAAGGGAAAACGGTTGTGACGGAGTAATCGCAGTAGGAGGTGGTAAATGCCTCGATACTGGCAAGATAGTCGCAGACAAGCTCGGTGGTGAGACGATAATTGTACCAACCATAGCCGCCACCGATGCTCCCACCAGCGCTTTATCTGTCGTATATACACCAGAGCACGTGTTCAAGGAGGTGTTATTCTTCAACCTTAACCCGGCCCTTGTCTTGGTGGACTCCAAGGTAATCTCAGAAGCTCCAGCGAGGTGGTTAGCTTCCGGTATGGGTGATGCCGCATCAAAGAAGTTCGAGGGAAGGGCATGCTACAGGACGGGCGCGAAGAACCTGGCCATAAA
This region includes:
- a CDS encoding iron-containing alcohol dehydrogenase; the encoded protein is MLPGIKMMIFPRRFVMGPGAMKVAGKLTKIYIKKPLIVGGKRALEACRKVGFQAGLEKEGIKFVEAVFGENVPYGPECCEPEIERLTKIGRENGCDGVIAVGGGKCLDTGKIVADKLGGETIIVPTIAATDAPTSALSVVYTPEHVFKEVLFFNLNPALVLVDSKVISEAPARWLASGMGDAASKKFEGRACYRTGAKNLAI